One stretch of Zootoca vivipara chromosome 8, rZooViv1.1, whole genome shotgun sequence DNA includes these proteins:
- the LOC118090069 gene encoding oocyte zinc finger protein XlCOF6-like isoform X15: MLREAGNVASQGDSRAATLSCPPPRRAEEQRAVAWRVSPQGSVKMEEQGPRRPIRRESLESKGKRSPAGQVETFGDLLPQADLRQIKQEPEEEEELKQHWDAQWQDFLKTMQPPCSSWETPQAPIPPHSGDGVFLSSFKAAADDSQWPSGRTGETDQTLFPDTEGLLGKELWPVEDVVIKSPKSEQDPLDTENIHLSVKAEGESEEEASFLGEEDDNQNSMEPPVNSLGRTKKQFKCRECGMCFSYSGRLRTHQRIHTGEKPFKCMECGKSFSQNVHVRRHQRSHTGEKPFKCMECGKSFSQNVHFRRHQRSHTGEKPCKCIECGKSFSESGALRIHQRTHTGEKPFKCIECGKSFSKSGALRIHQRTHTGEKPFECIECGKSFSKSGALRIHQRTHTGEKPFKCIECGKSFSESGALRIHQRTHTGEKPFKCIECGKSFSKSGALKIHQRTHTGEQPFKCIECTKCFSNNEALRIHQRTHTGEKPFKCMECGKSFNKNEALRIHERTHTGEKPFKCIECGKSFSGSGALKRHQRIHTGEKPFKCTECGKSFSQNAHLRIHRRTHTGEKPFKCIECGKSFTESGALRIHQRTHTGEKPFKCIECGKGFSKSGALRIHQRTHTGEKPFNCMECGKSFSQSGALRIHQQSHTGGKPFECIECGKSFSQNAHLRMHIHMNECEKLWKET, translated from the exons ATGCTCAGAGAGGCAGGAAACGTGGCCAGCCAAGGGGACTCGAGAGCGGCTACACTTTCCTGTCCCCCGCCGAGGAGAGCGGAGGAGCAGCGGGCAGTGGCCTGGCGAGTTTCCCCG cagGGTAGTGTAAAAAtggaagagcagggaccgaggagACCTATTCGAAGGGAGAGCCTGGAATCCAAAGGAAAGAGATCTCCTGCAGGCCAAGTTGAGACTTTCGGGGATCTTCTGCCTCAGGCAGATTTACGTCAAATTAAGCaggagccagaggaggaggaggagctgaagcAGCACTGGGATGCCCAGTGGCAGGATTTCCTGAAGACAATGCAACCCCCTTGTTCAAGCTGGGAAACCCCACAGGCTCCCATTCCTCCCCACTCCGGGGATGGTGTCTTCCTGTCCTCCTTCAAGGCAGCTGCGGATGACAGCCAGTGGCCCAGTGGGAGAACAGGGGAGACAGACCAGACCCTGTTCCCAGACACTGAGGGGCTTCTAGGAAAG GAATTGTGGCCTGTGGAAGATGTGGTTATTAAGTCCCCAAAGTCTGAGCAGGATCCCTTGGACACAGAGAACATCCATCTCTCTGTAAAGGCTGAgggagagagtgaagaagaggccAGCTTTCTGG GTGAGGAAGATGACAATCAGAATTCTATGGAGCCACCAGTGAATTCATTGGGAAGGACAAAGAAACAGTTTAAATGCAGGGAATGTGGGATGTGCTTTAGTTACAGTGGAAGACTGAGGACACaccaacgaattcacacaggggagaaaccatttaaatgtatggaatgtggaaagagcttcagtcaaaatgtacacgttagaagacatcaacgatctcacacgggggagaaaccatttaaatgtatggaatgtggtaaaagcttcagtcaaaatgtacactttagaagacatcaacgatctcacacgggggagaaaccatgtaaatgtattgaatgtggtaagagcttcagtgaaagtggagcacttagaatacaccaacgaacacatacaggggagaaaccatttaaatgtattgaatgtggtaagagcttcagtaaaagcggagcacttagaatacaccaacgaacacacacaggggagaaaccatttgaatgcattgaatgtggtaagagcttcagtaAAAGCGGAGctcttagaatacaccaacgaacacatacaggggagaaaccatttaaatgtattgaatgtggtaagagcttcagtgaaagtggagcacttagaatacaccaacgaacacatacgggggagaaaccatttaaatgtattgaatgtggaaagagcttcagtaaaagtGGAGCACTTAAAATACACcaacgaacacacacaggggagcaaccgtttaaatgtattgaatgtacAAAGTGCTTCAGTAACAATGaagcacttagaatacaccaacgaacacacacaggggagaaaccttttaaatgtatggaatgtggaaagagcttcaataaaAATGAAGCACTTAGAATCCAtgaacgaactcacacaggggagaaaccatttaaatgtattgaatgtggaaagagcttcagtggaagtggagcACTTAAAagacatcaacgaattcacacgggggagaaaccatttaaatgtactgaatgtggaaagagcttcagtcaaaatgcacaccttagaatacatcgacgaactcacacgggggagaaaccatttaaatgtattgaatgtggaaagagcttcactgaaagtggagcacttagaatacaccaacgaacacacacaggggagaaaccatttaaatgtattgaatgtggaaagggcttcagtaaaagtggagcacttagaatacaccaacgaactcacacgggggagaaaccatttaactGTATGGAGTGCggtaagagcttcagtcaaagtggagcaCTTCGAATACATCAACAATCTCACACGGGggggaaaccatttgaatgtattgaatgtggaaagagcttcagtcagaatgcACACCTTAGAATGCATATTCATATGAATGAGTGTGAGAAACTATGGAAGGAGACATAA
- the LOC118090069 gene encoding oocyte zinc finger protein XlCOF6-like isoform X13 yields MLREAGNVASQGDSRAATLSCPPPRRAEEQRAVAWRVSPVRIRIPVQGRRSEESEQGSVKMEEQGPRRPIRRESLESKGKRSPAGQVETFGDLLPQADLRQIKQEPEEEEELKQHWDAQWQDFLKTMQPPCSSWETPQAPIPPHSGDGVFLSSFKAAADDSQWPSGRTGETDQTLFPDTEGLLGKELWPVEDVVIKSPKSEQDPLDTENIHLSVKAEGESEEEASFLGEEDDNQNSMEPPVNSLGRTKKQFKCRECGMCFSYSGRLRTHQRIHTGEKPFKCMECGKSFSQNVHVRRHQRSHTGEKPFKCMECGKSFSQNVHFRRHQRSHTGEKPCKCIECGKSFSESGALRIHQRTHTGEKPFKCIECGKSFSKSGALRIHQRTHTGEKPFECIECGKSFSKSGALRIHQRTHTGEKPFKCIECGKSFSESGALRIHQRTHTGEKPFKCIECGKSFSKSGALKIHQRTHTGEQPFKCIECTKCFSNNEALRIHQRTHTGEKPFKCMECGKSFNKNEALRIHERTHTGEKPFKCIECGKSFSGSGALKRHQRIHTGEKPFKCTECGKSFSQNAHLRIHRRTHTGEKPFKCIECGKSFTESGALRIHQRTHTGEKPFKCIECGKGFSKSGALRIHQRTHTGEKPFNCMECGKSFSQSGALRIHQQSHTGGKPFECIECGKSFSQNAHLRMHIHMNECEKLWKET; encoded by the exons ATGCTCAGAGAGGCAGGAAACGTGGCCAGCCAAGGGGACTCGAGAGCGGCTACACTTTCCTGTCCCCCGCCGAGGAGAGCGGAGGAGCAGCGGGCAGTGGCCTGGCGAGTTTCCCCGGTGAGGATCCGCATTCCAGTGCAGGGACGGAGGAGCGAGGAGTCAGAG cagGGTAGTGTAAAAAtggaagagcagggaccgaggagACCTATTCGAAGGGAGAGCCTGGAATCCAAAGGAAAGAGATCTCCTGCAGGCCAAGTTGAGACTTTCGGGGATCTTCTGCCTCAGGCAGATTTACGTCAAATTAAGCaggagccagaggaggaggaggagctgaagcAGCACTGGGATGCCCAGTGGCAGGATTTCCTGAAGACAATGCAACCCCCTTGTTCAAGCTGGGAAACCCCACAGGCTCCCATTCCTCCCCACTCCGGGGATGGTGTCTTCCTGTCCTCCTTCAAGGCAGCTGCGGATGACAGCCAGTGGCCCAGTGGGAGAACAGGGGAGACAGACCAGACCCTGTTCCCAGACACTGAGGGGCTTCTAGGAAAG GAATTGTGGCCTGTGGAAGATGTGGTTATTAAGTCCCCAAAGTCTGAGCAGGATCCCTTGGACACAGAGAACATCCATCTCTCTGTAAAGGCTGAgggagagagtgaagaagaggccAGCTTTCTGG GTGAGGAAGATGACAATCAGAATTCTATGGAGCCACCAGTGAATTCATTGGGAAGGACAAAGAAACAGTTTAAATGCAGGGAATGTGGGATGTGCTTTAGTTACAGTGGAAGACTGAGGACACaccaacgaattcacacaggggagaaaccatttaaatgtatggaatgtggaaagagcttcagtcaaaatgtacacgttagaagacatcaacgatctcacacgggggagaaaccatttaaatgtatggaatgtggtaaaagcttcagtcaaaatgtacactttagaagacatcaacgatctcacacgggggagaaaccatgtaaatgtattgaatgtggtaagagcttcagtgaaagtggagcacttagaatacaccaacgaacacatacaggggagaaaccatttaaatgtattgaatgtggtaagagcttcagtaaaagcggagcacttagaatacaccaacgaacacacacaggggagaaaccatttgaatgcattgaatgtggtaagagcttcagtaAAAGCGGAGctcttagaatacaccaacgaacacatacaggggagaaaccatttaaatgtattgaatgtggtaagagcttcagtgaaagtggagcacttagaatacaccaacgaacacatacgggggagaaaccatttaaatgtattgaatgtggaaagagcttcagtaaaagtGGAGCACTTAAAATACACcaacgaacacacacaggggagcaaccgtttaaatgtattgaatgtacAAAGTGCTTCAGTAACAATGaagcacttagaatacaccaacgaacacacacaggggagaaaccttttaaatgtatggaatgtggaaagagcttcaataaaAATGAAGCACTTAGAATCCAtgaacgaactcacacaggggagaaaccatttaaatgtattgaatgtggaaagagcttcagtggaagtggagcACTTAAAagacatcaacgaattcacacgggggagaaaccatttaaatgtactgaatgtggaaagagcttcagtcaaaatgcacaccttagaatacatcgacgaactcacacgggggagaaaccatttaaatgtattgaatgtggaaagagcttcactgaaagtggagcacttagaatacaccaacgaacacacacaggggagaaaccatttaaatgtattgaatgtggaaagggcttcagtaaaagtggagcacttagaatacaccaacgaactcacacgggggagaaaccatttaactGTATGGAGTGCggtaagagcttcagtcaaagtggagcaCTTCGAATACATCAACAATCTCACACGGGggggaaaccatttgaatgtattgaatgtggaaagagcttcagtcagaatgcACACCTTAGAATGCATATTCATATGAATGAGTGTGAGAAACTATGGAAGGAGACATAA
- the LOC118090069 gene encoding oocyte zinc finger protein XlCOF6-like isoform X14: MYTLEDINDLTRGRNHLNVWNVERGSVKVEHLEYTNEHTQGRNHLTVLNVQGSVKMEEQGPRRPIRRESLESKGKRSPAGQVETFGDLLPQADLRQIKQEPEEEEELKQHWDAQWQDFLKTMQPPCSSWETPQAPIPPHSGDGVFLSSFKAAADDSQWPSGRTGETDQTLFPDTEGLLGKELWPVEDVVIKSPKSEQDPLDTENIHLSVKAEGESEEEASFLGEEDDNQNSMEPPVNSLGRTKKQFKCRECGMCFSYSGRLRTHQRIHTGEKPFKCMECGKSFSQNVHVRRHQRSHTGEKPFKCMECGKSFSQNVHFRRHQRSHTGEKPCKCIECGKSFSESGALRIHQRTHTGEKPFKCIECGKSFSKSGALRIHQRTHTGEKPFECIECGKSFSKSGALRIHQRTHTGEKPFKCIECGKSFSESGALRIHQRTHTGEKPFKCIECGKSFSKSGALKIHQRTHTGEQPFKCIECTKCFSNNEALRIHQRTHTGEKPFKCMECGKSFNKNEALRIHERTHTGEKPFKCIECGKSFSGSGALKRHQRIHTGEKPFKCTECGKSFSQNAHLRIHRRTHTGEKPFKCIECGKSFTESGALRIHQRTHTGEKPFKCIECGKGFSKSGALRIHQRTHTGEKPFNCMECGKSFSQSGALRIHQQSHTGGKPFECIECGKSFSQNAHLRMHIHMNECEKLWKET; the protein is encoded by the exons cagGGTAGTGTAAAAAtggaagagcagggaccgaggagACCTATTCGAAGGGAGAGCCTGGAATCCAAAGGAAAGAGATCTCCTGCAGGCCAAGTTGAGACTTTCGGGGATCTTCTGCCTCAGGCAGATTTACGTCAAATTAAGCaggagccagaggaggaggaggagctgaagcAGCACTGGGATGCCCAGTGGCAGGATTTCCTGAAGACAATGCAACCCCCTTGTTCAAGCTGGGAAACCCCACAGGCTCCCATTCCTCCCCACTCCGGGGATGGTGTCTTCCTGTCCTCCTTCAAGGCAGCTGCGGATGACAGCCAGTGGCCCAGTGGGAGAACAGGGGAGACAGACCAGACCCTGTTCCCAGACACTGAGGGGCTTCTAGGAAAG GAATTGTGGCCTGTGGAAGATGTGGTTATTAAGTCCCCAAAGTCTGAGCAGGATCCCTTGGACACAGAGAACATCCATCTCTCTGTAAAGGCTGAgggagagagtgaagaagaggccAGCTTTCTGG GTGAGGAAGATGACAATCAGAATTCTATGGAGCCACCAGTGAATTCATTGGGAAGGACAAAGAAACAGTTTAAATGCAGGGAATGTGGGATGTGCTTTAGTTACAGTGGAAGACTGAGGACACaccaacgaattcacacaggggagaaaccatttaaatgtatggaatgtggaaagagcttcagtcaaaatgtacacgttagaagacatcaacgatctcacacgggggagaaaccatttaaatgtatggaatgtggtaaaagcttcagtcaaaatgtacactttagaagacatcaacgatctcacacgggggagaaaccatgtaaatgtattgaatgtggtaagagcttcagtgaaagtggagcacttagaatacaccaacgaacacatacaggggagaaaccatttaaatgtattgaatgtggtaagagcttcagtaaaagcggagcacttagaatacaccaacgaacacacacaggggagaaaccatttgaatgcattgaatgtggtaagagcttcagtaAAAGCGGAGctcttagaatacaccaacgaacacatacaggggagaaaccatttaaatgtattgaatgtggtaagagcttcagtgaaagtggagcacttagaatacaccaacgaacacatacgggggagaaaccatttaaatgtattgaatgtggaaagagcttcagtaaaagtGGAGCACTTAAAATACACcaacgaacacacacaggggagcaaccgtttaaatgtattgaatgtacAAAGTGCTTCAGTAACAATGaagcacttagaatacaccaacgaacacacacaggggagaaaccttttaaatgtatggaatgtggaaagagcttcaataaaAATGAAGCACTTAGAATCCAtgaacgaactcacacaggggagaaaccatttaaatgtattgaatgtggaaagagcttcagtggaagtggagcACTTAAAagacatcaacgaattcacacgggggagaaaccatttaaatgtactgaatgtggaaagagcttcagtcaaaatgcacaccttagaatacatcgacgaactcacacgggggagaaaccatttaaatgtattgaatgtggaaagagcttcactgaaagtggagcacttagaatacaccaacgaacacacacaggggagaaaccatttaaatgtattgaatgtggaaagggcttcagtaaaagtggagcacttagaatacaccaacgaactcacacgggggagaaaccatttaactGTATGGAGTGCggtaagagcttcagtcaaagtggagcaCTTCGAATACATCAACAATCTCACACGGGggggaaaccatttgaatgtattgaatgtggaaagagcttcagtcagaatgcACACCTTAGAATGCATATTCATATGAATGAGTGTGAGAAACTATGGAAGGAGACATAA